One stretch of Vulpes lagopus strain Blue_001 chromosome X, ASM1834538v1, whole genome shotgun sequence DNA includes these proteins:
- the ELF4 gene encoding ETS-related transcription factor Elf-4 translates to MAITLQPSDLIFEFASNGMDDIHQLEDPSVFPAVIVEQVPYPELLHLYSGLELDDVHNGIITDGTLCMTQDQILEGSILLADDNEATSQTMSTTEVLLNVESPNDILDEKQIFSSSASEMLPDSDPAPAATLPNYLFPVSEPDALNRAGDTDDQEGRCLEETVPREEGAKKTGKSKKRIRKTKGNRSTSPVTDPSIPIRKKSKDGKGSTIYLWEFLLALLQDRNTCPKYIKWTQREKGIFKLVDSKAVSKLWGKQKNKPDMNYETMGRALRYYYQRGILAKVEGQRLVYQFKEMPKDLVVIEDDEERSEVTVASPQASTPSTSSTSTTRRASSRVSARAAPQGKGGPSWEKPKVQNVGLQPSANLELGLSVDEETPTTSSVLASLPESQPKLAKTVSTSVPSNIHLGVAPVGSGSALTLQTIPLTTVLTNGPPASTTASTQLVLQSVPPASTFKDTFTLQASFPLNTSFQESQVAAPGAPLILSGLPQLLAGANRPTNPVPSSVTGAGPAGPSSQPPGTVIAAFIRTSGATAASGGKEGPLRPSSYMQGMVTGAPMEGLLVPEETLRELLRDRAHLQPLPTQVVSRGSHNPSLLGNQTFSSPSCPTVGLTPVAELELSSGSGSLFMTEPGVTTSGNLLTRSPTPAPFSPFNPTSLIKMEPHDL, encoded by the exons ATGGCTATTACCTTGCAGCCCAGTGACCTGATCTTTGAGTTTGCAAGCAACGGGATGGATGATATCCACCAG CTGGAAGACCCCTCAGTGTTCCCAGCTGTGATCGTGGAGCAGGTGCCCTACCCCGAATTACTGCATCTGTACTCAGGACTGGAGCTAGACGACGTTCACAATGGCATCATAACAGATGGAACCTTGTGCATGACACAGGATCAGATCCTGGAGGGCAGTATTTTGCTGGcag ATGACAATGAAGCAACCTCACAAACCATGTCAACCACTGAAGTCTTGCTCAATGTCGAGTCTCCCAACGACATCCTGGATGAGAAGCAGATCT TCAGCTCCTCCGCCTCCGAGATGCTTCCAGACTCAGACCCTGCTCCAGCTGCCACTCTGCCCAACTACCTGTTTCCTGTCTCTGAGCCTGATGCCCTGAACAGGGCAGGTGACACTGATGACCAGGAGGGGCGTTGTCTGGAGGAGACGGTCCCCAGAGAGGAAGGTGCCAAGAAGACTGGAAAATCAAAGAAGAGAA TCCGGAAGACCAAGGGCAACCGCAGTACCTCACCAGTCACTGACCCCAGCATCCCCATACGGAAGAAGTCTAAGGATGGCAAAG gCAGCACCATCTATCTCTGGGAGTTCCTCCTAGCGCTTCTGCAAGACAGGAACACCTGCCCCAAATACATCAAGTGGACCCAGCGAGAGAAAGGCATCTTCAAGCTGGTGGACTCCAAAGCTGTGTCTAAGCTGTGGGGGAAGCAGAAAAACAAGCCTGACATGAACTATGAGACAATGGGGCGGGCACTAAG ATATTACTACCAGAGAGGCATCCTTGCCAAAGTGGAAGGGCAGAGGCTGGTGTACCAGTTTAAGGAGATGCCCAAGGACCTGGTGGTGATTGAAGATGATGAGGAGAGAAGTGAAGTCACGGTGGCCTCCCCTCAGGCCTCCACTCCCTCCACATCCTCCACCAGCACCACCCGCCGAGCCAGCTCCAGGGTCTCCGCCAGAGCTGCTCCCCAGGGCAAGGGAGGCCCTTCCTGGGAAAAGCCAAAGGTTCAGAATGTTGGCTTACAGCCATCTGCGAATCTGGAACTGGGACTGTCTGTAGATGAGGAGACCCCCACTACCTCCAGTGTGCTTGCCTCTCTACCGGAGAGCCAGCCCAAACTCGCCAAAACCGTGAG TACTTCAGTGCCCAGCAACATCCACCTAGGAGTGGCCCCAGTGGGGTCAGGCTCAGCCTTGACCCTGCAGACAATTCCACTGACCACAGTGCTGACCAACGGGCCTCCTGCCAGTACTACTGCCTCAACCCAGCTTGTCCTCCAGAGCGTTCCGCCTGCTTCGACCTTCAAGGACACCTTCACTTTGCAGGCCTCCTTCCCCCTGAACACCAGTTTCCAAGAAAGTCAGGTGGCAGCACCGGGGGCTCCGCTGATTCTTAGTGGTCTCCCCCAGCTTCTGGCCGGGGCCAACCGTCCTACCAACCCGGTGCCATCCTCCGTCACCGGGGCCGGACCAGCCGGGCCCAGCTCTCAGCCTCCTGGGACTGTCATTGCTGCCTTCATCAGGACTTCCGGTGCCACGGCAGCCTCTGGGGGCAAGGAGGGGCCGCTGAGGCCCTCCTCGTACATGCAGGGGATGGTAACTGGGGCCCCCATGGAGGGGTTGCTGGTTCCTGAAGAGACCCTGAGGGAGCTCCTGAGGGATCGGGCTCACCTTCAGCCACTTCCAACCCAGGTGGTTTCAAGGGGTTCCCACAATCCGAGCCTTCTGGGGAACCAGACTTTCTCTTCTCCCAGCTGCCCCACTGTTGGGCTGACCCCAGTGGCTGAACTTGAGCTCTCCTCAGGCTCAGGGTCCCTGTTCATGACTGAGCCTGGCGTGACCACATCTGGGAACCTGCTGACCAGATCCCCGACCCCAGCCCCCTTCTCCCCATTCAACCCCACTTCTCTTAttaagatggagccccatgacCTGTAA